The genomic region TAACTTCTGCTTTTAATACCTTTTGTCCGCCCTTGGCTGCTACGGTGCGAACTAAGCTTAAATCCAGAGTTCCGCCGCCAAAATCTACTACCAATATCACAGAACCGGGTCTTTTCACAGCATAGCCAAGGGCTGCGGCTGTAGACTCATCCACAATCTGAACTTCAGGGACACCCAGGTTTTGGGCAACGTCGCGAAACCAGTCTAAATAACGCTCAAATGCGCCGACTGGGACGGTAAAAATTACGCGACTGGGCTGCAATTTTTCTTGGGCTAGCTGTTGCCAAATTTCTTGGAGAAACAGTTGCGAAACTGTTTCCGCCGAGTAGCTGTTACTATCAATTTGACGCGGTGGCGGCTGAAAATCTGCTGCCAAATCGCGTTTAAAGGCTTGAAAAAATCGCTCTGGTTGGGAAAAGCCGAGACGTTGCGATCGCACTTGTTCCCCAAACACAAGACTGTTGTCCTTTTGGACGTATACTAGGGTCGGCACCACAAATACTTGACCGCCAGGTGTTTCAAACCCCCGCGAAATGGCATTAAATCTCAACGTCCGTGGCGTCTTCGTAACTGGATCTACAGTACAGACGACGGTGTTGCTTGTTCCAAAATCGATCGCAATAATAGTCATTAGTCAGTTGTCAGTTGTCAGTTGTCAGTGGTCAGTTGTCAGTTGTCAGTTGTCAGTTGTCAGTTGTCAGTTGTCAGTTGTCAGTTGTCATTTGTCATTTGTCATTTGTCATTTGTCATTTGTCATTTGTCATTTGTCATTTGTCATTTGTCATTTGTCATTTGTCAATAAAATTTCTCCCCCACTCCCCCACTCCCCCACTCCCTTTTTGACTTTTGACTTTTGACTTTTGACTTCCCACTCTCCCACTCTTATTGAGATGGAGAAGAAATCGGCAAAGTGCGGCTGACTTTCGCGGGGGAGAGAATGCGCGACCCCTCTCGATAACCGACAAACCGGATATAAACAAATTCCCCTTCTGCAATATCATTGGTATCCGGTTGATGCAGTTGGGGATTATATGGAACTTGTTCCCAAGCCGAACCAATTTGTTCGTATCCCCAACTAGCCAAAAGGTTATCCAAAGGAGTAAACAGCGAAACCAAATTTTTGGCTGGTAAATCTGGTTTCGCTTCCGTCATTTTGCGGACGCTGGGATAGTTGTTTAACAGCGTTTGCAATTGGGAGAAAGTAGCATTCTGGAAATCAGTTTTTAGCTGCTTTGATTGTTGCTGCAATTCTTCTCGCAGTCGCAGACATTCTTGCCGCAACTCTTCTATCTCTCTTGCAGCAGCCGTATTACTTTCTGTGGGGGAATCGACTTTATTAGAGTGCCGCAGGCTCAAAATTAGCCAAACGATCACCAACCACAGAACGCAACCAAACAAAAATAGATTGGGGTTGTTAACCATCATCAATTACTCTACATTTCAGTCTGAGATTGCGTTTCTTCGTTGATGAGGTCTTCATCTTCCTGATAGTATTCTGGAAATAGCTTTTGAGATTCTACTTTACCCAAAGCTTTTTCAATTCCTGAAGTGGTTTCGGTACAGGTGGAGCCAGAGGCGTTGAGTACGGTTTCAGTTATCTTGCCGTCAGTGCCAATGCGATATTCAATCTTGCGATACTCAGCCATGATAGGATTTTTGGATTGAAGTTATTTAACAGTTTAACTCGATTCTATTCATTTTGCCATTCAAGGGAACTAGGTACTGCGGAAGCGGGGAGCGAAGGATAAAATTGAATATGCCAACAATTTTCAATTCCCAATTTCCAATTCTGCCATTCTCCCATCTAAAATCGGTTAGTTGTACTTTAGGTAAAGTCTCTTCTAATCCGATCTATGGCAGACTTGAGTCCGTCACTATGAATCCAGCCGACAAAACCACCATAAACCATTTTGTCATTGCGATCGCCTAAAAAAACATGGTCAACGCCGACTGGGTTTTTCCAGGTTCTCACAGATGTCCCATCCCGCAGCCGGAGAATCGGATTAGAATGCTTAAAGTCTCTGTGGTGAGCGCGAGTCATTCCAGGCACTTTGTCTAAAATGGCTATAACTTCTCTGGTGTCATCCGTTGTATTAGAGTTTACCACGCTTCCACAGCCACACCCGTCAGTGATAGTGCTTTTGAGTCTATCTTTGATGTCACCATCAAACAGCGATAAAGAGTCAATCTCGCTTAGCAGCTTTCCATGTGCTTCAGATTGTCGTCTTTCGCAATAAATCGCTGTTAGGAAATCTTCCAGACTCAGTTTAGCCAGTGCGTCTGCAATCAATGCTGTCAGCCCCAAGACGGCGATTCCTCCCAACATTCCCGCTGGGCCACCCAGTATTGCTAAAGCTGCTGTGATGGCGGCTGCACCTGTCAAGCCTGTAGTCGCCATCGCAATCACTAGAACAACTCCAGGTAATCCTAAAGCAGCTACTTTTTTTATGACTTCATCCATTTGCGATCGCCTCACTTTTGTTCATACATATCTCTAGTTTATTGTCAATATCTTGTTTGGGAACGGCAAAAAATCAAAACTAAGGTAAGGATTTCTTGAGCGACATTGTAAAAAAAGAAACTAAGTAGAGGAAGTTGGAGTTGGGAACAAAAAGCGATCGCAATGACTCTATTCATACTAAGTTTTCCCGATCCAGACTGTGAGCGATCGCATATTGATATGTCCGCAATCAATGCTGCAATGCTACCCAAAACAGTATAAGTCATCTGATTTTAAAAGAACGAGAGTAAAAATGTCTATTATTCGTAAGTCAACTTTACTATCTTTTGGCCTGCTAATGACACTTTGTGGTGTCAGTACTGATGGAAAATTTGTGGCTGGAGCAGTAACCTCAAATCAGTCAACAATCAAACCGCAATCAGAGATATTAAAAGAAAGCGCTAAAACGAAACCAGCTTTTCAAGAAACATCTGATGCGGTGAAGGTAACTCAAAACCGGGTTAAAGTATTTTTTCCTAACTACTCCAGAAACACGACAGACCTCGGCCATGTTGAGCCAGTTTTGCGGACAACGCAACGGCGGGATCTAAGTCGATTTGCGATCGAGCAATTGATTGTTGGGCCAACCAGTAATGAAACCAGAATGGGTTTTATTAAGCCGATTCAGTTCAGAGGCAGTTCTAACTGTGGCAGCGATTTTACTCTCTCGATTTCTTCTGGAGTAGCGCGAATAAAATTCTGTAAAATAATTCCTTCAGCTGGTATCGGAGATGATGCTCGCGTCACAAGTTCTATTAAAGCGACACTGAAGCAATTTTCCACAGTCAAATCAGTTATTATCCTGACGAAAGAAGGCGACTGTCTTGGGGATATGAGTGGCGAAAATCTTTGTTTGCGTAGAAGATAACTCATTACTTAAATACTGAACGTAATTGAGCTGCAATATCTGCGATCGCATTTTTCCCCCCATCCAGCACCAGCGCCATCCCCACAAATCCGTGAATCATCCCATCATATTGCTTTAAGTATACCGACACCCCAGCCGATCGCAACCGAGTAGCATACGCTAGCGCCTCATCCCGCAGCACATCACATTCAGCAGTAATAATCAGCGCTGGTGGCAATTGGCTTAGATTTTCGGCTAATAGCGGTGAAGCATAGGGATTTTCTCCATCGGCGGTATTAGCCAGGTAGTGACGCCAGAACCAAATCATCTCCTCCTTTGTCAAACCGCAACCTTCCGCATATTCACGGTAAGACTCAGTATCAAAAGCATATTGAGTTACAGGATAAATGAGAACTTGATATGCCAGTGCTGGTTCTC from Argonema galeatum A003/A1 harbors:
- a CDS encoding nucleotide exchange factor GrpE, with product MMVNNPNLFLFGCVLWLVIVWLILSLRHSNKVDSPTESNTAAAREIEELRQECLRLREELQQQSKQLKTDFQNATFSQLQTLLNNYPSVRKMTEAKPDLPAKNLVSLFTPLDNLLASWGYEQIGSAWEQVPYNPQLHQPDTNDIAEGEFVYIRFVGYREGSRILSPAKVSRTLPISSPSQ
- a CDS encoding DUF2997 domain-containing protein; this translates as MAEYRKIEYRIGTDGKITETVLNASGSTCTETTSGIEKALGKVESQKLFPEYYQEDEDLINEETQSQTEM
- a CDS encoding GerMN domain-containing protein, which translates into the protein MSIIRKSTLLSFGLLMTLCGVSTDGKFVAGAVTSNQSTIKPQSEILKESAKTKPAFQETSDAVKVTQNRVKVFFPNYSRNTTDLGHVEPVLRTTQRRDLSRFAIEQLIVGPTSNETRMGFIKPIQFRGSSNCGSDFTLSISSGVARIKFCKIIPSAGIGDDARVTSSIKATLKQFSTVKSVIILTKEGDCLGDMSGENLCLRRR